Proteins encoded within one genomic window of Humulus lupulus chromosome 1, drHumLupu1.1, whole genome shotgun sequence:
- the LOC133781542 gene encoding glutathione S-transferase T3-like has translation MVSRNYRPSMEKSSIDLNRETSSTSVSETQPEHGVEGLKNVVLHNEDESRHKGKVKWSKEANILLISGWLNTSKDVIVGNDQTSTHFWARIAEYYNTNQKGEQARTGSGWSDEQILDNAHQLYKYENSNSNFLLVNCWRLLKDEPKWNTMYQPKCGKRTKVSESGTFTSSSNANSSDDEVCEVRPTSQKAAQRKGKEKKRHTY, from the exons ATGGTTTCAAGAAATTACAGGCCAAGTATGGAAAAGTCTAGTATTGATTTGAATCGTGAAACATCATCAACATCTGTCTCTGAAACCCAACCTGAACATGGTGTTGAAGGATTGAAAAATGTAGTTCTACACAATGAAGATGAATCAAGGCATAAAGGTAAAGTCAAATGGAGCAAGGAAGCCAATATACTTCTGATAAGTGGATGGCTTAATACATCTAAGGATGTCATTGTGGGGAATGACCAAACTTCTACACATTTTTGGGCTCGGATCGCAGAATACTACAACACCAACCAAAAAGGCGAGCAAGCAAGAACTGGAAG TGGTTGGTCTGATGAGCAAATTCTTGATAATGCACATCAATTGTACAAATATGAAAATAGCAACTCAAATTTTCTGCTTGTGAATTGTTGGAGATTGCTAAAGGATGAGCCGAAATGGAATACAATGTACCAACCAAAATGTGGTAAGAGAACAAAGGTGTCAGAATCAGGGACatttacttcttcttccaatgcaaaCAGCAGTGATGATGAAGTATGTGAAGTGCGCCCTACTAGCCAAAAGGCAGCACagagaaaagggaaggaaaaaaaaagacaCACATACTAG
- the LOC133781626 gene encoding protein ALP1-like, translating into MCNELNLVPKMDDSDEEFEILFGDTSPSSSDELIGQVIMLNRLQEMQKSQHIRRPLCTSNMSGRQYLLELFNGHPDRLFYTIRMDINTFRSLCRRLVEMEVIEHDRVISVEKAVVMFLWIVTHNQRVRTAAERYQHSGETVCRQFGRVLDALCYLGNEVIRPLDFNTVQAEIQNNSKYFPWFKDCVGAIDGTHVSVVAPTLKQLAFRGRKVDVTQNVMVACSFNMMFTYVYAGWEGTANDSRVLLDAMRKDDNFPMPPQGKYYVVDSGYPNMPGFLAPYHGKRYHLRRFRGRGNHPRGAMELFNYRHSSLRNVIERCFGLLKARFPILKSMPPYLLGKQRRIPIACCVIHNWIRMHSINNKMFEQYSVDARTVEDIEGTESQSNTTNENQQEGDGAGISETPELNFSQAYMAQMENVRDDIAGQMWLSYNNNT; encoded by the exons ATGTGTAATGAACTTAACTTG GTACCTAAGATGGATGATTCAGATGAGGAGTTTGAAATATTATTTGGTGATACTTCTCCTTCATCAAGCGATGAATTAATTGGTCAAGTTATCATGCTTAATCGATTACAAGAGATGCAAAAATCTCAACACATTAGACGACCACTATGCACTTCAAATATGTCTGGACGTCAATATTTACTTGAGCTGTTTAATGGACACCCTGATAGATTGTTTTACACAATTAGAATGGACATTAATACTTTTAGATCTTTATGTCGTCGATTAGTTGAAATGGAAGTCATAGAACATGATAGGGTAATTAGTGTTGAAAAAGCTGTTGTCATGTTTCTATGGATAGTTACACACAACCAACGAGTTAGAACTGCGGCTGAAAGATATCAACATTCAGGAGAAACTGTTTGTCGTCAATTTGGTAGAGTGCTAGATGCATTGTGTTATTTAGGAAATGAAGTAATAAGGCCTCTTGACTTTAACACTGTGCAAgcagaaattcaaaataattcaAAGTATTTCCCATGGTTTAAG GATTGTGTTGGAGCAATTGATGGTACTCATGTAAGTGTAGTTGCACCAACTCTAAAACAACTTGCATTTAGAGGAAGAAAAGTAGATGTAACACAAAATGTAATGGTTGCATGCTCCTTTAATATGATGTTTACTTATGTCTACGCTGGATGGGAAGGAACAGCCAATGATTCCCGAGTGCTTCttgatgcaatgagaaaagatgATAACTTCCCTATGCCACCACAAG GAAAATACTATGTTGTTGATTCTGGTTATCCAAATATGCCTGGGTTTCTAGCACCATATCATGGTAAACGTTATCACTTGCGTCGTTTTAGAGGAAGAGGGAACCATCCTAGAGGTGCGATGGAGTTATTCAATTATAGACACTCATCATTGCGTAATGTGATTGAACGTTGTTTTGGACTTCTAAAAGCTAGGTTTCCAATTTTGAAGTCAATGCCTCCATACTTGCTTGGAAAGCAACGTCGAATACCAATAGCATGTTGTGTTATCCATAACTGGATTAGAATGCAttctattaataataaaatgtttGAACAATATTCAGTTGATGCCAGAACTGTAGAAGATATTGAAGGAACTGAAAGCCAATCTAATACAACAAATGAAAACCAACAAGAAGGAGATGGAGCAGGAATTTCCGAGACACCAGAGTTGAATTTCAGTCAAGCTTATATGGCCCAGATGGAAAATGTTAGAGATGACATTGCTGGACAAATGTGGCTTAGTTATAACAACAATacttaa
- the LOC133785732 gene encoding E3 ubiquitin-protein ligase CHIP isoform X2, giving the protein MLILREWTKVEDDCRKAIQLDKGSAKGHYMLGLALMERKEHAEGIRELEKALDLGRGADPNSNMVEEIWQELAKAKYTEWEHASTKRSWELQNLKEACEIALKQKYSLDDYETEGFLDEASASLIKQLKTLERVFQIAQDADTLQEVPDYLCCKITLDIFRDPVITPSGLTYERSIIMEHISKVGKFDPITREPLDEEQLVPNLAIKEAVQAFLGKHGWAYRTD; this is encoded by the exons ATGCTTATACTGCG TGAATGGACAAAAGTAGAAGATGATTGTCGAAAAGCTATTCAGCTTGACAAAGGCTCAGCTAAG GGCCATTATATGTTGGGACTTGCTTTAATGGAGAGGAAAGAACATGCAGAAGGAATTAGGGAATTGGAGAAG GCTTTGGACCTTGGGAGGGGTGCTGACCCCAACAGTAATATGGTGGAGGAGATTTGGCAAGAGCTTGCAAAAGCAAAATACACGGAGTGGGAGCATGCATCTACGAAGCGTTCATGGGAATTGCAAAATTTGAA AGAAGCTTGTGAAATCGCACTCAAACAGAAATACTCCCTTGATGATTATGAAACAGAGGGGTTTCTTGATGAAGCTTCTGCATCTCTAATTAAGCAGTTAAAGACTTTAGAAAGAGTTTTCCAGATAGCTCAAGATGCAGACACACTACAAGAG GTGCCAGATTACCTATGTTGTAAAATTACACTAGATATATTCCGTGATCCGGTCATCACTCCTAGTGGCCTTACATACGAGCGATCTATTATTATGGAGCATATCTCAAAG GTGGGTAAATTTGATCCAATTACACGCGAGCCGCTTGATGAAGAGCAGCTAGTTCCAAACTTAGCCATAAAGGAAGCTGTTCAAGCCTTTTTGGGTAAACATGGTTGGGCTTATAGGACAGACTGA
- the LOC133785732 gene encoding E3 ubiquitin-protein ligase CHIP isoform X1 — protein MGPGVGLSPAKQAEQLRKDGNHYFKKGRFGAAIDAYTAAITLCPNVPVYLTNRALCHLKRNEWTKVEDDCRKAIQLDKGSAKGHYMLGLALMERKEHAEGIRELEKALDLGRGADPNSNMVEEIWQELAKAKYTEWEHASTKRSWELQNLKEACEIALKQKYSLDDYETEGFLDEASASLIKQLKTLERVFQIAQDADTLQEVPDYLCCKITLDIFRDPVITPSGLTYERSIIMEHISKVGKFDPITREPLDEEQLVPNLAIKEAVQAFLGKHGWAYRTD, from the exons atggggCCGGGTGTGGGTTTGTCTCCGGCCAAACAAGCGGAGCAACTTAGGAAAGACGGGAATCATTACTTCAAAAAAGGTCGTTTTGGAGCCGCCATAGATGCTTATACTGCG GCAATTACCCTTTGTCCAAATGTGCCTGTATATTTGACGAATCGTGCTCTATGCCATCTCAAGCGGAA TGAATGGACAAAAGTAGAAGATGATTGTCGAAAAGCTATTCAGCTTGACAAAGGCTCAGCTAAG GGCCATTATATGTTGGGACTTGCTTTAATGGAGAGGAAAGAACATGCAGAAGGAATTAGGGAATTGGAGAAG GCTTTGGACCTTGGGAGGGGTGCTGACCCCAACAGTAATATGGTGGAGGAGATTTGGCAAGAGCTTGCAAAAGCAAAATACACGGAGTGGGAGCATGCATCTACGAAGCGTTCATGGGAATTGCAAAATTTGAA AGAAGCTTGTGAAATCGCACTCAAACAGAAATACTCCCTTGATGATTATGAAACAGAGGGGTTTCTTGATGAAGCTTCTGCATCTCTAATTAAGCAGTTAAAGACTTTAGAAAGAGTTTTCCAGATAGCTCAAGATGCAGACACACTACAAGAG GTGCCAGATTACCTATGTTGTAAAATTACACTAGATATATTCCGTGATCCGGTCATCACTCCTAGTGGCCTTACATACGAGCGATCTATTATTATGGAGCATATCTCAAAG GTGGGTAAATTTGATCCAATTACACGCGAGCCGCTTGATGAAGAGCAGCTAGTTCCAAACTTAGCCATAAAGGAAGCTGTTCAAGCCTTTTTGGGTAAACATGGTTGGGCTTATAGGACAGACTGA
- the LOC133785743 gene encoding adenylylsulfatase HINT3 isoform X1: MEARRRLAVISSHICQPGSGCNQTRLEPVSASGSSSGSDGDQGKSTNGACVFCRIIRGESPAFKIYEDDACLCILDSNPLSRGHSLIIPKFHFSSLDTTPPSVIAAMCSKVPLISSAIVKATGSDSFNLLVNNGAAAGQVIFHTHIHIIPRKAHDCLWASESLRRQSLKLDQEASRLADLVREQLSSSSSSLSGNCEVSEGEGSNLSRN, from the exons ATGGAGGCACGCCGCCGACTCGCCGTAATCTCCTCACATATATGTCAACCCGGGTCGGGTTGTAATCAGACCCGACTCGAACCTGTTTCTGCTTCAGGTTCCAGTTCCGGTTCTGATGGTGATCAAGGGAAGTCTACCAATGGAGCATGCGTCTTTTGTAGGATTATACGCGGCGAATCACCGGCTTTTAAG ATTTATGAAGATGATGCGTGCTTGTGTATATTGGATTCGAATCCGCTGAGTCGTGG GCATTCTCTTATCATCCCAAagtttcatttttcttcattggACACCACTCCTCCATCA GTGATTGCTGCGATGTGTTCCAAAGTTCCTTTAATAAGCTCCGCAATAGTTAAAGCTACTGGTTCTG ATTCATTCAACTTGTTAGTTAATAACGGTGCTGCTGCGGGCCAAGTTATATTTCAC acacatattcatataattcCTCGCAAGGCACATGATTGCCTATGGGCTTCCGAG AGTTTGCGGAGGCAATCCCTGAAATTAGACCAAGAAGCTTCTAGACTAGCAGATCTTGTTCGAGAGCAGCTGtcatcgtcatcctcatcgttGTCCGGCAACTGTGAAGTTAGTGAAGGAGAGGGTTCTAACCTCAGCAGAAACTAG
- the LOC133785743 gene encoding adenylylsulfatase HINT3 isoform X2: MEARRRLAVISSHICQPGSGCNQTRLEPVSASGSSSGSDGDQGKSTNGACVFCRIIRGESPAFKIYEDDACLCILDSNPLSRGHSLIIPKFHFSSLDTTPPSVIAAMCSKVPLISSAIVKATGSDSFNLLVNNGAAAGQVIFHSLRRQSLKLDQEASRLADLVREQLSSSSSSLSGNCEVSEGEGSNLSRN, encoded by the exons ATGGAGGCACGCCGCCGACTCGCCGTAATCTCCTCACATATATGTCAACCCGGGTCGGGTTGTAATCAGACCCGACTCGAACCTGTTTCTGCTTCAGGTTCCAGTTCCGGTTCTGATGGTGATCAAGGGAAGTCTACCAATGGAGCATGCGTCTTTTGTAGGATTATACGCGGCGAATCACCGGCTTTTAAG ATTTATGAAGATGATGCGTGCTTGTGTATATTGGATTCGAATCCGCTGAGTCGTGG GCATTCTCTTATCATCCCAAagtttcatttttcttcattggACACCACTCCTCCATCA GTGATTGCTGCGATGTGTTCCAAAGTTCCTTTAATAAGCTCCGCAATAGTTAAAGCTACTGGTTCTG ATTCATTCAACTTGTTAGTTAATAACGGTGCTGCTGCGGGCCAAGTTATATTTCAC AGTTTGCGGAGGCAATCCCTGAAATTAGACCAAGAAGCTTCTAGACTAGCAGATCTTGTTCGAGAGCAGCTGtcatcgtcatcctcatcgttGTCCGGCAACTGTGAAGTTAGTGAAGGAGAGGGTTCTAACCTCAGCAGAAACTAG